From Coleofasciculus sp. FACHB-1120, one genomic window encodes:
- a CDS encoding SH3 domain-containing protein — protein sequence MKKIYFLIMGAVAISAITGATLATAGRQTGAQNQQSIETNIPESTSIPEATAIASTVKTNNDAVEATTPQTTTQTDVAIQPKLDEFPHQRIVLVDEVNPGSDFAQFRQQLREAVRLRDAEFVQSILPLNQIGIGHGISTLPDLKLENHNAPIWGWLEKALAAGCFQTTNQRQPDVDLQSPGWICNTVPRDFARQYPAPNSADGVSYELSRVIVVGENVNVRSQPSLESPVVGLLSNEVVKVNRQIEEQRARERAQRGEDYSSINGWTAVILPNGKPGYISNRFAYSPLEYRAAFGKAKGQWRLLYISGGE from the coding sequence ACAGCCGGTCGCCAAACTGGGGCACAGAACCAACAAAGCATAGAAACAAATATACCGGAATCAACTTCGATCCCAGAAGCAACTGCGATCGCTTCCACCGTTAAAACCAACAACGATGCAGTTGAAGCCACAACCCCACAGACAACGACTCAAACGGATGTGGCAATACAGCCAAAGCTAGATGAGTTTCCCCATCAACGCATCGTTCTGGTAGATGAAGTAAACCCAGGAAGTGACTTCGCTCAATTTCGGCAACAGTTGCGGGAAGCAGTGCGATTGCGCGATGCTGAGTTTGTGCAATCCATTTTGCCCCTCAACCAAATTGGCATTGGTCACGGCATCAGCACCCTCCCCGATTTGAAGCTAGAAAATCACAATGCCCCAATCTGGGGATGGCTAGAAAAAGCCCTAGCTGCCGGTTGTTTTCAAACCACTAACCAGAGGCAACCGGACGTTGACCTCCAATCTCCAGGTTGGATTTGTAACACCGTACCGCGCGATTTTGCTCGACAGTATCCCGCACCAAATTCTGCCGATGGCGTTTCCTACGAATTAAGCCGCGTCATCGTTGTAGGTGAAAATGTGAACGTGCGATCGCAACCTAGCCTAGAGAGTCCAGTAGTCGGCTTACTCTCAAACGAAGTCGTCAAAGTCAATCGTCAAATCGAAGAACAACGCGCCAGAGAACGGGCGCAACGAGGCGAAGATTACAGTTCCATCAACGGGTGGACTGCGGTGATTTTGCCAAATGGAAAACCGGGCTACATTTCCAATCGTTTTGCTTATTCTCCCCTAGAATATCGAGCCGCCTTTGGCAAAGCGAAAGGGCAATGGCGTCTGCTTTATATATCTGGTGGAGAGTAA
- a CDS encoding ArsR family transcriptional regulator: MNQDRINQSPADSSGHQTDIGLNMLDVMNLPDDLRKLVNWIMRQKTVTLPEAAAHTGEDEEVVHTQLEALVAQGFVQELKEGETLCYRTRLAPKQRSKLSTNIWENLE; encoded by the coding sequence ATGAATCAGGATCGAATCAATCAATCACCCGCAGATTCCAGCGGACACCAGACTGATATTGGTCTGAATATGCTTGATGTAATGAATTTGCCCGATGACCTGCGAAAACTCGTCAACTGGATAATGCGTCAGAAAACCGTAACCTTGCCGGAAGCCGCAGCTCACACCGGCGAGGATGAGGAAGTTGTCCACACCCAGTTAGAAGCTCTGGTAGCTCAAGGCTTCGTGCAAGAACTAAAAGAGGGAGAAACGCTCTGCTACAGAACTCGCCTTGCCCCCAAACAGCGAAGCAAGCTATCTACAAATATCTGGGAGAACCTGGAGTGA
- a CDS encoding MinD/ParA family protein — protein sequence MSKIVSIHSFRGGTGKSNSTANLAALVARFGYRVGIVDTDIQSPGIHVLFGFDEQKMEHSLNDYLWGRCLIEEAAYDVTSILRKTGVKGGSIHLIPSSIKAGDITRVLREGFDFGLLNDGFQDIIETLNLDYLFIDTHPGLNEETLLSITISDILVLILRPDRQDFQGTAVTVEVARKLQVPKMLLLVNKALPVLDFDALKLQVEKTYNAPVAGILPLSEEMIQMASSDLFCLRFPEHPLSKVMEKVAKMITA from the coding sequence ATGTCAAAAATTGTGTCCATCCACTCATTTCGGGGTGGCACTGGCAAATCGAATTCGACGGCTAATCTGGCAGCTTTAGTCGCTCGCTTTGGGTATCGCGTTGGTATCGTTGACACCGATATTCAATCGCCAGGAATCCATGTGCTTTTCGGTTTCGATGAGCAGAAGATGGAACACTCTCTCAATGACTACCTATGGGGTCGTTGTTTAATTGAAGAAGCTGCCTACGATGTCACCTCAATTTTAAGAAAGACCGGCGTTAAAGGCGGCAGCATTCATCTGATTCCTTCTAGTATCAAAGCGGGGGATATTACTAGAGTGCTGCGTGAGGGATTTGATTTTGGTCTCCTCAATGATGGTTTTCAAGATATCATTGAAACCCTGAATCTGGATTACTTATTTATTGATACCCATCCAGGCCTTAACGAAGAAACGCTGCTTTCTATTACTATCTCTGATATCTTGGTGCTAATTTTGCGCCCAGACCGCCAAGACTTTCAGGGGACTGCCGTGACGGTGGAGGTGGCTCGGAAACTACAGGTGCCGAAGATGTTGCTGCTAGTAAATAAGGCGCTACCCGTTTTGGATTTTGATGCCTTGAAGCTACAGGTAGAAAAAACCTACAATGCTCCGGTGGCTGGAATTTTGCCGCTTTCAGAAGAGATGATTCAAATGGCAAGTAGCGATCTCTTTTGCCTGCGGTTTCCAGAGCATCCCTTGAGTAAGGTGATGGAAAAGGTTGCCAAGATGATTACGGCTTAA